One part of the Vicia villosa cultivar HV-30 ecotype Madison, WI linkage group LG6, Vvil1.0, whole genome shotgun sequence genome encodes these proteins:
- the LOC131610749 gene encoding uncharacterized protein LOC131610749 yields the protein MKIVSIAIRSFKGNLQHRVHHTPLLRNLSTWTFPGNGAANQQVNKSESPEEFEQRIFSPVGNSKTDAILDRLNQQARGRDRSGGSSQPRDDLFDTLSDGMDGKLNNAANYFEFDPEEIDKDDYSYRYDTTFHEGSTYSTKDLDLTKPAARKPAIRSEFVVSTKEVLSQADFRNVRFLANFITEAGILIKRSKTGISAKAQRKVAREIKTARAFGLMPFTTMGTKSFIYGRTMENLDDDFSYRSETRNTPSEIDLEDHV from the exons atgaagattGTTTCAATTGCAATTAGGTCATTCAAAGGCAATTTGCAACATAGGGTTCATCACACTCCTTTGCTCAGAAACCTTTCTACTTGGACTTTTCCAG GAAATGGAGCTGCTAATCAGCAGGTTAACAAGTCAGAGTCTCCCGAGGAATTTGAGCAGCGAATATTTAGTCCTGTGGGAAATTCTAAAACAGATGCCATTTTAGATAGGCTGAATCAGCAAGCAAGGGGTCGAGATAGATCTGGTGGAAGTTCCCAGCCAAGGGATGATCTTTTTGATACATTATCTGATGGAATGGATGGGAAACTGAATAATGCTGCCAATTACTTTGAATTTGATCCTGAAGAAATCGATAAAGATGATTATTCTTATCGATATGATACCACTTTTCACGAGGGATCAACATATAGTACAAAG GATCTTGATCTTACAAAACCTGCTGCACGAAAGCCTGCCATAAGGAGCGAATTCGTAGTATCCACTAAAGAAGTTCTTAGTCAAGCAGATTTCAGG AATGTAAGATTCTTGGCAAACTTCATTACAGAAGCTGGAATCCTTATCAAGAGAAGCAAG ACTGGCATCAGCGCGAAGGCTCAAAGAAAGGTTGCCAGGGAGATTAAAACTGCCAGAGCATTTGGCTTAATGCCCTTTACAACAATGGGTACAAAGTCATTTATTTACGGGAGAACTATGGAGAATCTTGATGACGACTTCTCGTACAGGAGTGAAACTAGAAACACGCCTAGTGAAATTGATCTTGAAGACCATGTTTAA
- the LOC131610748 gene encoding UDP-glycosyltransferase 73C25-like has translation MTLQTNINDVPHFVLFPLIAQGHIIPMIDIAKLLAQHGVIVTIFTTPKNASRFTSVLSRAVSSGLQINVLTVNFPSKEAGLPEGCENFDMVDSKDMRLNLFHAITLLQKPAQELFEALTPEPSCVISDFCIPWTLQIAEKHQIPRISFHGFSCFCLQCMLKVNTSKILESIDSESEYFTVPDIPDQIHVTKEQIPGGIMTDDLKEFKEKMREAEVKSYGEIINTFEELEEAYVKDYKKERNDKVWCVGPVSLSNKDGLDKAQRGNMASISDHHCLNWLDLHQPKSVVYACLGSLCNLVPSQLIELALALEATKRPFIWVIREGNKSEELEKWISEERFEERNKGRGLIIRGWAPQVVILSHPSIGGFLTHCGWNSTLEGISAGVPMVTWPLFADQFLNEKLVTQVLRIGVSLGVEIPMRWGVEEKLGVMVKKEGIKEAICMVMDEGDENKDIRERASKLSDMANRAVEKGGSSYLNMTVLIQDIMQQKSCSIVET, from the coding sequence ATGACTTTGCAAACAAATATTAATGATGTTCCTCATTTTGTATTATTTCCCTTAATAGCTCAAGGTCACATTATCCCTATGATAGACATAGCTAAACTCTTGGCACAACATGGTGTTATTGTCACAATATTTACTACACCAAAAAATGCATCACGTTTTACCTCTGTTCTTTCTCGTGCTGTTTCTTCTGGCCTCCAAATTAATGTCTTAACAGTCAATTTTCCTTCAAAAGAAGCTGGATTACCAGAAGGGTGTGAGAATTTCGACATGGTGGATTCAAAAGACATGAGATTGAATCTCTTCCATGCAATTACTTTGCTTCAAAAACCAGCTCAGGAGTTGTTTGAAGCATTGACGCCAGAACCAAGTTGTGTTATATCTGATTTTTGTATTCCTTGGACTTTACAAATAGCTGAAAAGCATCAAATTCCAAGGATTTCATTTCATGGTTTTTCTTGCTTCTGTCTTCAATGCATGCTCAAGGTAAATACATCAAAGATTCTTGAGAGTATCGATTCAGAATCTGAGTATTTCACTGTGCCTGACATACCCGACCAAATTCATGTCACCAAAGAACAAATACCAGGAGGAATAATGACAGATGATTTGAAGGAGTTTAAAGAGAAGATGCGTGAGGCTGAAGTAAAGTCATATGGTGAAATCATAAACACTTTTGAGGAGTTGGAGGAAGCATATGTTAAGGattacaagaaagaaagaaatgatAAAGTGTGGTGTGTTGGACCTGTTTCACTTAGCAACAAAGATGGTTTGGACAAGGCACAAAGAGGTAACATGGCTTCAATAAGTGATCATCATTGCTTAAATTGGCTAGACTTGCACCAACCAAAGTCTGTGGTCTATGCTTGTCTTGGAAGTTTATGCAACTTAGTTCCTTCGCAGCTTATAGAATTGGCTTTGGCCTTGGAAGCAACAAAAAGGCCATTTATTTGGGTGATTAGGGAAGGAAATAAAAGTGAAGAGTTGGAAAAATGGATTAGTGAAGAAAGGTTTGAGGAAAGGAACAAAGGGAGAGGCCTTATAATTAGAGGTTGGGCTCCACAAGTGGTGATATTATCACACCCTTCTATTGGGGGATTCTTAACCCATTGTGGTTGGAATTCGACACTTGAAGGGATAAGTGCCGGTGTGCCAATGGTAACTTGGCCATTATTTGCTGACCAATTTTTGAATGAGAAGCTTGTTACTCAAGTCTTGAGGATTGGAGTGAGCCTTGGTGTAGAGATTCCAATGAGGTGGGGAGTGGAAGAGAAGTTAGGTGTGATGGTGAAGAAGGAAGGTATCAAGGAGGCAATATGTATGGTGATGGATGAGGGAGATGAAAATAAAGATATAAGAGAAAGGGCTAGTAAATTAAGTGACATGGCAAATAGAGCTGTTGAAAAAGGTGGTTCCTCTTATCTAAATATGACCGTGCTTATCCAAGATATCATGCAACAAAAATCATGCAGCATAGTTGAAACATGA
- the LOC131612930 gene encoding uncharacterized protein LOC131612930 encodes MENDGSVVATLASNPTFLSAIFALFVTQSSKVFLNFFKEERHLLASQGTVSTRSVLCSALTTSVAISHGVSHSLFPVSLGFSLIVMYDAVSAKRDVGYQARVLNTLLDQVSGGATPVLGEKLEEDVGHTLPQVLTGALLGSTVAVLCSLGFMLLRR; translated from the exons atGGAGAATGATGGTTCTGTTGTTGCTACATTGGCTTCCAATCCAACCTTTCTTTCTGCTATCTTTGCCTTGTTTGTTACGCAATCAAGCAaagttttcttgaatttctttaaggAGGAGAGGCACTTGTTGGCTTCTCAAGGAACGGTTTCTACTCGCTCCGTACTGTGTTCTGCTCTCACCACTTCTGTTGCTATCTCTCATGGTGTTTCTCATTCACTCTTTCCCGTTTCTTTGGGATTTTCTCTCATTGTCATGTATGATGCTGTTTCTGCTAAGAGAGATGTTGGCTACCAAGCTCGG GTGCTTAATACGCTTCTTGATCAAGTGTCTGGTGGAGCGACTCCAGTTCTTGGTGAGAAGCTAGAAGAAGATGTTGGTCACACCCTTCCTCAAGTCTTGACTGGTgcacttcttggttctacagttGCCGTTTTATGCTCTCTAGGTTTCATGCTTCTGCGCCGTTAG
- the LOC131610750 gene encoding UV-stimulated scaffold protein A homolog produces MEAEERQEGHTKESKVRALIDRATNSTAPDVDHRLLKAIKMVVRYSDSELRLASQTLMDLMKRDHSQVRYLAFQIIDELFMRSKIFRTLVVEDLDQLMTLSVGFRRSLPLPAPPLVASVLRSKAVESLEKWNVSFGVHYRQLRLGYDYLKNTLRLQFPNIQANAERIRQERRERERKSKEILLNKYESLKDIFSSIKGEILSTMDEIDGCLDILHSKQELESNDILDDEELNDFRSLELQQLRREALDEGEKVYESNDNKVVFDALRELYKLLVTKHLVSIQEWVSVLVRVEVADNRFRDSTLKEFIDIQNRLKSVKKRCEEAGCSLLNTSKLDGEEDFWEEGNAVSIETSSSTPDNKKKHPDSSSVPGKKKKHPDSSSAPDKKKKHPALASSSHNMSSGNLGSNAKESKSSNTDNLLHGGNESESNPARSKLLTKAPVVRWGSHLDTWGSNKVFMANQRGLDIESHWGRVDDDAVIPSDKIAELSVPAMPYEEKQIEIQPCRAPLRKGGLCQRRDMKSCPFHGPIIPRDDEGKPLKPSPSEDVNVNIKTDLAEQLAKQAVKNVRETDKEASKKREIDKQALKRAKLAKIREHNDAVLRDAALASSSAVFGEDDEVTTRDKKASLASMLKKKVTSKDRIAQKLLSSRAR; encoded by the exons ATGGAAGCAGAAGAAAGACAAGAAGGTCATACAAAAGAGTCCAAGGTTAGGGCTTTGATTGATAGGGCAACAAACTCCACCGCACCGGATGTTGATCACCGCCTCCTCAAAGCCATTAAAATGGTCGTCCGGTACTCCGATTCGGAGCTCCGTTTAGCTTCCCAAACCCTAATGGATCTCATGAAGCGCGACCACTCTCAG GTTAGGTACCTTGCATTTCAAATAATTGATGAACTCTTCATGCGATCGAAGATTTTTAGGACCCTTGTTGTTGAGGATTTGGATCAGTTAATGACCTTGAGTGTTGGGTTTCGGAGAAGTTTGCCGCTTCCCGCTCCTCCATTGGTTGCGTCTGTTTTACGTTCGAAGGCCGTTGAATCTTTGGAGAAGTGGAATGTGTCGTTTGGGGTTCATTACAGACAGCTTAGATTGGGTTATGATTACTTGAAGAATACACTCAGGCTTCAGTTTCCTAATATACAAGCTAATGCCGAGAGGATTCGGCAAGAGAGGAGGGAGAGGGAGAGGAAGTCGAAAGAGATTTTGTTGAACAAGTATGAATCTTTGAAAGATATATTCTCTTCGATAAAGGGAGAGATATTGTCTACGATGGATGAGATTGATGGGTGTTTAGACATTTTGCATTCGAAACAGGAGCTTGAGTCAAATGATATCTTGGACGATGAAGAGCTTAATGACTTTCGTTCTTTGGAGCTGCAGCAGCTTCGCCGCGAAGCTTTGGATGAAGGGGAAAAAGTTTATGAGAGCAACGATAACAAGGTAGTTTTTGATGCATTGAGGGAGCTGTACAAACTTTTGGTGACAAAGCACTTGGTTTCCATCCAAGAATGGGTTTCTGTTCTGGTTAGAGTTGAAGTAGCTGATAATAGATTTAGAGATTCTACTTTGAAGGAGTTCATTGATATCCAAAACCGTCTTAAATCAGTTAAAAAGAGATGTGAGGAGGCAGGCTGTTCTCTTCTAAACACGTCAAAACTTGATGGGGAAGAAGATTTTTGGGAAGAGGGTAATGCTGTATCCATTGAAACCTCATCTAGTACGCCCGATAATAAAAAGAAACATCCTGACTCATCTAGTGTGCCCGGTAAGAAAAAGAAACATCCTGACTCATCTAGTGCGCCTGATAAGAAAAAGAAACATCCTGCCTTGGCATCATCTTCCCATAATATGAGTAGTGGTAATCTTGGTTCAAACGCTAAAGAGTCTAAAAGCTCTAACACTGACAACCTACTTCATGGAGGAAATGAATCTGAGTCAAACCCTGCGAGGAGTAAACTTTTGACCAAAGCTCCTGTGGTAAGATGGGGTTCTCACTTGGATACTTGGGGTTCAAACAAGGTTTTTATGGCCAACCAGCGGGGCTTGGATATTGAAAGTCACTGGGGTAGGGTAGATGATGACGCAGTTATTCCATCAGATAAAATTGCTGAATTGAGTGTTCCGGCAATGCCTTATGAAGAAAAGCAAATTGAGATCCAACCATGCCGTGCTCCACTGAGGAAAGGGGGACTCTGTCAGAGAAGAGATATGAAAAGCTGTCCATTTCATGGACCTATCATTCCTCGAGATGATGAAGGGAAGCCACTTAAACCAAGTCCTTCAGAAGACGTGAATGTTAATATAAAAACTGATTTAGCAGAGCAGTTAGCAAAACAGGCAGTAAAGAATGTTCGTGAAACAGACAAAGAGGCGTCCAAGAAGAGAGAAATTGATAAACAGGCATTGAAACGTGCTAAACTTGCTAAAATTCGGGAACACAATGACGCAGTTTTACGAGACGCTGCATTGGCTTCAAGTTCAGCTGTctttggagaagatgatgaggtAACAACCAGAGACAAGAAAGCAAGTCTCGCATCCATGCTGAAAAAGAAAGTAACATCAAAAGATAGAATAGCTCAGAAGCTTTTGAGTTCACGGGCAAGATAG